Part of the Stackebrandtia endophytica genome is shown below.
GAGATGCGCGACACGGTGTACTACGCGGAATTGGTGTTCGAGGGGGACGTGCGAGTGTCGTCGCGTCCCTCCGACGCCATTGCGTTGGCGCTGCGCACCGGTGCGCCGGTGCGGTGCACGGAGGAGTTGTTGGCCGAATCAGGCATCACGATGTCGGAGGCCGCCGACGACGAGGTGGAGAAGTTCCGCGAATTCCTCGACAACGTCACCCCGGAGGATTTCGCGGAGTGACGGCAAGCGGGCGTTGATCGATCTCGCCCGGTCCGTCGGTGGCGCGGTATAGAGTCGCATCCAGCCAGGTCATGTTCATTGTGGTCAATGAAATGTGGTTGGAGGGCGCCCGATGGCCGATGTGACGTCTGCGGCGTCGCGTGAGCCCGTCGGGTATCGCGGCCCGGTGGCGTGCGCGGCCGCGGGGATCACCTACCGTCAGCTCGACTACTGGGCTCGCACGAATCTGGTGTCGCCGTCGATTCAGTCGGCGGAGGGGTCGGGGTCCAAACGGCTGTACTCGTTCCGCGACATCGTCGTGTTGAAGGTCGTCAAGCGGTTGCTGGACGCGGGCGTGTCGTTGCAGAACATTCGTAAGGCCATCGAGGTGCTGCGGGTCCACCGTGCCGGCGATCTCGCCGAGATCACGTTGATCTCCGACGGCACCACCGTCTACGAGTGCAGGTCCCCCGAGGAGGTCGTCGACCTGCTGAAGGGCGGCCAGGGCGTGTTCGGCATCGCGTTGGCCGGGGCGGTGCACGAGATCGAGGGATCGGTGACGGTCCTGTCGGAGGCCGACGAGTCGCTCGACGTCGATGAACCACCACACCGGCGGGACATCGCGGGCTGACGGGGCCGTCCGGGTTTTGATCTTGGCCGGGTAGGCTGAATGGTGAACGCTATGCATCCCGCGCGGGAGAGTTCACGCCGTAGCCATGGGCGTGGCGCCGAAGGAGCAACTCCTCCCCGGAACCTCTCAGGCGGCCAGGACCGCGTGGATTGGCGTCTCTGGAAAGCAGACGACTCGTTCGTCTCACCGACGGGGCAAGCCTTCGCATCGCGGAGGTGAAACTCTCAGGGCACCGGACAGAGGGGGAGGGCGACAAGACAGCAGCACGGTGACCGTAACCGTCTGTTACGCCTGGTGAACTCTGGAGAGTCCATGAACGCGCCATCGGAATCCGTCATACCGTTCGTGCGTCGCCATATCGGCCCCGATGCGGCCGAGCAGCGACGGATGTTGGATCAGGTCGGCTACGACAGTGCCCACGCACTGTTGGAGGCCGCGATCCCCGAGTCGATTCGACTGACCGACGCCCTGGACCTGCCCTCCGCCGTCAGCGAGGAGGCCGCCACGGCCGAGCTGCGTGCCATCGCGGGCCAGAACCGGGTGATGCGCCAGATGATCGGGCTGGGCTATTACGGCACCCACACGCCGGCTGTGATTCGCCGCAACGTATTGGAGAACCCCGCCTGGTACACCGCGTACACCCCGTACCAACCGGAGATCAGCCAGGGACGCCTCGAGGCGTTGTTG
Proteins encoded:
- a CDS encoding bifunctional nuclease family protein, giving the protein MHELRVVGVRVELPTNQPIVLLKEVDGDRFLPIWIGAVEATAIAYEQQGITPARPLTHDLIRDILQALGTALEAVEINEMRDTVYYAELVFEGDVRVSSRPSDAIALALRTGAPVRCTEELLAESGITMSEAADDEVEKFREFLDNVTPEDFAE
- a CDS encoding MerR family transcriptional regulator, with translation MADVTSAASREPVGYRGPVACAAAGITYRQLDYWARTNLVSPSIQSAEGSGSKRLYSFRDIVVLKVVKRLLDAGVSLQNIRKAIEVLRVHRAGDLAEITLISDGTTVYECRSPEEVVDLLKGGQGVFGIALAGAVHEIEGSVTVLSEADESLDVDEPPHRRDIAG